In the Penaeus chinensis breed Huanghai No. 1 chromosome 31, ASM1920278v2, whole genome shotgun sequence genome, one interval contains:
- the LOC125041947 gene encoding protein prenyltransferase alpha subunit repeat-containing protein 1-A-like isoform X2, producing MGSKQTKRREDPAQVLRWTQFCLLIAPEVATFWNLRKVLLGQGDLSANLELHFTRLILSRKPKCMEVFQHRKWMFKNVIAKVIPQQANGANGVDPEHHNGNGVVFHSEHIERFLFAELDLCTWAANKHQNNYHSWNHRLWVIQQFATYVGLVDVCRAEYEESHKWISVHVSEHSGLHYLQYLLDSIVSLVNESKVENVSEIVPYVNSVTKLYQRELDFNRDLIEEYEDHEALFCHRRFLLTRLRDLLCSSPQRTCSPPPPALKRSCVETVNSEWSSVLLGEHFLIEKCTQKKTYQKTLGEKHAQWLNNVIGI from the exons ATGGGATCAAAGCAGACCAAAAGACGAGAGG ATCCTGCACAGGTACTTCGTTGGACCCAGTTCTGCCTTCTCATTGCCCCAGAAGTTGCAACCTTTTGGAATTTGCGCAAAGTTCTGCTGGGCCAGGGTGACCTGAGTGCCAACCTAGAGCTACACTTCACTAGGCTTATTCTCTCACGAAAGCCCAAGTGTATGGAGGTGTTCCAGCACCGTAAGTGGATGTTTAAAAATGTTATAGCTAAGGTCATTCCTCAGCAGGCAAATGGGGCTAATGGTGTTGATCCAGAGCATCACAATGGCAATGGTGTTGTTTTCCACTCAGAACACATTGAGAGATTCCTGTTTGCTGAGTTGGACCTCTGTACTTGGGCAGCTAACAAGCACCAGAACAATTATCATTCTTGGAATCACAGATTATGGGTCATACAGCAATTTGCAACATATGTGGGACTTGTGGATGTTTGTCGAGCAGAGTATGAAGAAAGCCATAAATGGATAAGTGTCCATGTTAGTGAACACAGTGGACTTCACTACTTGCAGTATCTACTTGACTCAATTGTGTCACTTGTAAATGAATCTAAAGTTGAGAATGTAAGTGAAATTGTCCCATATGTGAACTCAGTCACAAAACTGTACCAGAGGGAGCTGGACTTTAACCGAGACCTGATTGAAGAATATGAAGACCATGAGGCACTCTTCTGCCACCGGCGTTTCTTGCTAACTCGCCTGAGAGATCTCCTGTGCTCCTCACCCCAAAGAACATGTTCCCCTCCACCGCCAGCACTCAAGAGGTCTTGTGTTGAAACTGTTAACAGTGAGTGGAGTTCAGTCCTTCTTGGAGAACACTTTCTGATAGAGAAATGTACTCAGAAGAAAACATATCAGAAAACCTTAGGAGAGAAGCATGCTCAGTGGTTAAATAATGTCATAGGCATTTGA
- the LOC125041947 gene encoding protein prenyltransferase alpha subunit repeat-containing protein 1-A-like isoform X1, with protein sequence MEDVTCERIMKKIDAVLSQDTLLDEFDIVFSLGEVNRSPVVHVEHKLGLESWCVKHVYAYAYAKIMGSKQTKRREDPAQVLRWTQFCLLIAPEVATFWNLRKVLLGQGDLSANLELHFTRLILSRKPKCMEVFQHRKWMFKNVIAKVIPQQANGANGVDPEHHNGNGVVFHSEHIERFLFAELDLCTWAANKHQNNYHSWNHRLWVIQQFATYVGLVDVCRAEYEESHKWISVHVSEHSGLHYLQYLLDSIVSLVNESKVENVSEIVPYVNSVTKLYQRELDFNRDLIEEYEDHEALFCHRRFLLTRLRDLLCSSPQRTCSPPPPALKRSCVETVNSEWSSVLLGEHFLIEKCTQKKTYQKTLGEKHAQWLNNVIGI encoded by the exons ATGGAAGATGTAACATGTGAGagaatcatgaaaaaaatagatgcaGTTTTGAGTCAAGACACTCTGCT agaTGAGTTTGACATTGTCTTTTCCTTGGGGGAAGTAAACCGCTCTCCTGTTGTCCATGTTGAACACAAGCTGGGTCTGGAGTCATGGTGTGTCAAACATGTCTATGCTTATGCATATGCCAAGATCATGGGATCAAAGCAGACCAAAAGACGAGAGG ATCCTGCACAGGTACTTCGTTGGACCCAGTTCTGCCTTCTCATTGCCCCAGAAGTTGCAACCTTTTGGAATTTGCGCAAAGTTCTGCTGGGCCAGGGTGACCTGAGTGCCAACCTAGAGCTACACTTCACTAGGCTTATTCTCTCACGAAAGCCCAAGTGTATGGAGGTGTTCCAGCACCGTAAGTGGATGTTTAAAAATGTTATAGCTAAGGTCATTCCTCAGCAGGCAAATGGGGCTAATGGTGTTGATCCAGAGCATCACAATGGCAATGGTGTTGTTTTCCACTCAGAACACATTGAGAGATTCCTGTTTGCTGAGTTGGACCTCTGTACTTGGGCAGCTAACAAGCACCAGAACAATTATCATTCTTGGAATCACAGATTATGGGTCATACAGCAATTTGCAACATATGTGGGACTTGTGGATGTTTGTCGAGCAGAGTATGAAGAAAGCCATAAATGGATAAGTGTCCATGTTAGTGAACACAGTGGACTTCACTACTTGCAGTATCTACTTGACTCAATTGTGTCACTTGTAAATGAATCTAAAGTTGAGAATGTAAGTGAAATTGTCCCATATGTGAACTCAGTCACAAAACTGTACCAGAGGGAGCTGGACTTTAACCGAGACCTGATTGAAGAATATGAAGACCATGAGGCACTCTTCTGCCACCGGCGTTTCTTGCTAACTCGCCTGAGAGATCTCCTGTGCTCCTCACCCCAAAGAACATGTTCCCCTCCACCGCCAGCACTCAAGAGGTCTTGTGTTGAAACTGTTAACAGTGAGTGGAGTTCAGTCCTTCTTGGAGAACACTTTCTGATAGAGAAATGTACTCAGAAGAAAACATATCAGAAAACCTTAGGAGAGAAGCATGCTCAGTGGTTAAATAATGTCATAGGCATTTGA